In one Bufo gargarizans isolate SCDJY-AF-19 chromosome 11, ASM1485885v1, whole genome shotgun sequence genomic region, the following are encoded:
- the RESF1 gene encoding retroelement silencing factor 1: MDWSRRNSSGAVAHPNNQQYLPQSTSSTVPTISSQMAYVPPNAYNPAETFVTKSCNSLLLKGLLGANSTEEILKIQQSALLKRPVQQTMQVSPGQYNSSYNALHKTTTATNHQSNLHVQNPMVSIFQTQFYPNSVLQTVQQAQPTPVVQQQAQPAPMVQQQTHQAPVVQQQVHPVQCYGANGHNSREVQQSLQSLQSGGYSHKRAYQQMSNSYAAEKHSRNVQMSYRNIMPKKNSVAMHSVSPGSSAQNAGPYKGLNDKNVPVSSANYQYGQNFQNQMGSNSQTLPLTNALQPRQDMNGPSPQKQMMPNLHSGFPNNPSNILPSCTVGQTPSLYSQSNTNVNNVTVNQQFSNANQNFVAQNVQQHAQSYTVPQEQHSVGAQPPPYGGHVPQDQRLNVPDILALLHVYQNVKQKYLLLNRENNLLRQKMQSSSQNNTGSCTVRPPLISSLSNSTDPTNDFIGQQVSQNSTLQSHPPSNTTHDVQNSSLHDASVNIPVQDISQPSNSFSNSVYQTNNSDVGNQKNYTRQINVQNSANSYGQAIASETLRVQDPKENTMVSIQSNNQYLSCANSSNGNPSQSRLHITSIQNLGQMTPASSESCNLDHTTNVDNFYANKPLSSSSREAIKASLPLWKSVPQSSAPTKSDSESRQHINSLDSVNHLQEIATSPVNEHPVTLAQKPEHVSKGNERQVGVVPPLVQIKELVNQFNQLPKIVPQDEVLTSNRVNGFKENDCLRKVHLPFESVDATAIMNNLNDVRARSNMISSSPSKADQNSTENMETVDENLQISGICTLVEGNSLYDSSIAMMFEGSLQMRPDSQLAINDPKDDFTLRCSQEVFNISGVSQATDCVSPTTETEAIKSETPCHFKSPANIEDNQQAANDCLGLQSEQNLSVSDVFDLESNTVSDQLSELLTEFPFGIKNYMSKNEHDSIAISLPKLKEKLEIPQTSISFSYGSKSDGSIEDTQTECAVDTLTKEMVSEKTEVIEQQSIDRSVPTSELSSDEETSLQLEDDCFEISDSPDGNIHITLLDQAEIPKLFPIDSDKPIQHGEDSGKPMQHVEGSSDEHYVKESKALVVDVAVSSINDKSEEEPTSVPDKELFCCLFSWLTHTNGNAPKCNCKLTELEEMQEIHLSNKLPQHTAVVKNEPLTDSLDTSTDGLKPSSPCPFKMQPNEMINDEILPQVSKYPKLEPIKISLESKHGPCIINSRSKEEIQSKPGLCKKNLEDQSRKELIKNDTLTSENIVQAKDQLEDPNTKGAQDPLSGCKSKVDPWKSEKLIVRTDFLKNKHLLKMKRKYKEMKTARVEEGVARNVHKINKNTKVGDSVKARIIGDEANNEKCKLPASIVQPSESSNNKLKSSSSSDKSHSHNKDPSLGRCKVRVKNRSESHYEKVKKVPTVQEYLERKRELCNKRPEPKVDKRDESPKVRHRVVERNENGSLATLIPPAKIDVKTKNIESKANYQAQKGQPKTSRVYKSLHKKHRDPAGSHGKKSLINRGLDQKTTSSKEKIYLSPLDVSRLASYEGISLTKLQIRHSPEKNGFFERRKSLDTSVRSKQSQSDQSRAKNREIPKMLEFKLCPEFGSRSPSTQEKKGELKATKEKSVVEGIKSKKEAWCSGVPFKKRRMDTSFEDQGRQSPSLISSAFKSAQKNLRPVQDSQTTFNVFRQMYHEKRSKSLDSSL; this comes from the exons ATGGATTGGAGTAGAAGAAACTCAAGTGGGGCAGTTGCCCATCCTAACAACCAGCAGTATTTGCCACAGTCTACCTCATCCACAGTCCCCACAATATCGAGCCAGATGGCATATGTGCCACCAAATGCCTACAATCCTGCAGAGACATTTGTGACAAAAAGTTGCAATAGTCTTCTTCTGAAAGGTCTGCTGGGTGCTAATTCCACTGAAGAAATATTAAAGATTCAGCAGTCTGCTCTGTTGAAAAGGCCAGTGCAACAGACCATGCAGGTTTCACCAGGACAGTATAATTCTTCATACAATGCACTGCATAAGACAACTACTGCCACAAACCATCAAAGTAATCTTCATGTTCAGAACCCTATGGTATCAATTTTTCAGACACAATTTTATCCAAACTCTGTTCTCCAGACTGTGCAGCAGGCTCAGCCGACACCTGTGGTCCAGCAACAGGCTCAGCCAGCGCCCATGGTCCAGCAGCAGACTCATCAGGCACCCGTTGTCCAACAGCAAGTTCATCCGGTGCAGTGCTATGGTGCCAATGGACACAATTCCAGGGAAGTTCAACAGTCTCTGCAAAGCTTACAAAGTGGTGGATATTCACACAAAAGGGCATATCAACAGATGTCGAATTCTTATGCTGCTGAAAAACACAGTCGAAATGTTCAGATGAGTTACCGGAatattatgccaaaaaaaaactctGTAGCTATGCACTCTGTCTCACCTGGAAGCTCTGCTCAAAATGCTGGGCCCTACAAAGGGTTGAATGACAAAAATGTTCCTGTTTCATCCGCAAATTATCAATATGGACAAAATTTTCAGAACCAGATGGGATCAAATTCCCAGACATTACCCCTTACAAATGCGCTACAGCCAAGGCAGGACATGAATGGGCCAAGTCCTCAAAAACAAATGATGCCAAATTTACATTCTGGCTTTCCCAACAATCCTTCTAACATTTTGCCATCATGTACTGTTGGGCAAACGCCATCTTTATATTCTCAATCCAATACAAATGTTAACAATGTTACTGTAAACCAGCAATTTTCTAATGCAAACCAAAACTTTGTTGCACAAAATGTTCAACAGCACGCACAGTCATATACAGTGCCACAGGAACAGCACTCTGTGGGCGCACAGCCCCCACCCTATGGTGGACATGTACCACAGGACCAAAGACTTAATGTGCCAGATATTCTTGCATTGTTACATGTGTATCAAAATGTCAAACAAAAGTATCTATTACTCAACCGAGAGAATAACCTTTTGAGACAGAAAATGCAGAGTTCCTCGCAGAATAATACTGGTTCTTGTACTGTAAGACCACCACTAATTTCTAGCCTCTCAAACAGTACAGATCCCACCAATGACTTTATAGGTCAACAGGTTTCACAAAATTCAACTTTGCAAAGCCATCCTCCATCAAATACTACACATGATGTGCAGAACTCTAGTTTGCATGATGCTTCTGTAAATATTCCTGTCCAGGATATCTCACAACCAAGCAATTCCTTTTCtaatagtgtataccaaactaaTAACAGTGATGTTGGAAATCAGAAAAATTATACTAGACAGATTAATGTTCAAAACAGTGCAAATTCCTATGGGCAAGCAATAGCATCTGAGACTTTGAGAGTCCAGGACCCTAAAGAAAATACAATGGTATCTATACAGTCAAATAACCAATACCTTTCGTGTGCCAATTCCAGCAATGGGAACCCTTCACAAAGCAGGCTGCATATAACTTCTATCCAAAACCTTGGTCAAATGACTCCAGCATCATCTGAAAGTTGTAATCTTGATCATACAACAAACGTTGATAATTTTTATGCCAACAAGCCTCTATCATCTAGTTCAAGAGAAGCCATCAAAGCTTCTTTGCCTCTCTGGAAATCTGTTCCTCAAAGCTCCGCTCCGACTAAAAGTGATTCAGAATCAAGACAACACATTAATAGCCTTGATTCCGTTAATCACTTACAGGAAATTGCTACCAGCCCTGTAAATGAGCACCCAGTTACACTGGCTCAGAAACCTGAGCATGTTTCAAAGGGTAATGAGCGTCAGGTTGGTGTTGTACCTCCACTGGTGCAGATAAAGGAATTAGTAAATCAATTTAACCAGTTGCCCAAAATTGTTCCCCAAGATGAAGTTTTGACTAGCAATCGTGTCAATGGATTCAAAGAAAATGACTGTTTAAGAAAAGTGCATTTACCATTTGAATCTGTAGATGCCACTGCCATTATGAATAATCTTAATGACGTCCGGGCTAGAAGCAATATGATTTCGTCATCCCCTAGTAAAGCTGACCAGAACTCTACTGAAAATATGGAAACTGTTGATGAAAACTTGCAAATTTCTGGGATATGTACTCTGGTGGAAGGGAACTCTCTCTATGATTCCTCCATAGCCATGATGTTTGAAGGTTCTTTGCAAATGCGACCTGACTCGCAACTGGCAATAAATGATCCAAAGGATGACTTTACACTTAGGTGTTCTCAGGAGGTCTTCAATATATCTGGTGTCTCCCAGGCCACAGATTGTGTATCTCCTACCACAGAAACAGAAGCCATTAAATCAGAAACTCCATGTCATTTTAAGTCTCCTGCCAACATCGAAGATAATCAGCAGGCAGCAAATGATTGCCTTGGATTACAATCTGAACAGAATTTGTCTGTATCTGATGTATTTGATTTAGAATCCAACACTGTATCTGACCAGCTGTCTGAGCTGCTAACAGAGTTTCCCTTTGGAATTAAAAATTACATGTCTAAAAATGAACATGACAGTATTGCCATATCTTTACCGAAGCTTAAAGAAAAACTTGAAATTCCACAAACATCAATATCCTTTTCTTATGGCAGTAAAAGTGATGGGTCCATTGAGGACACACAGACAGAGTGTGCTGTTGACACTTTgaccaaagaaatggtgtctgaGAAGACTGAGGTTATTGAACAACAGTCTATAGATAGGAGTGTGCCTACATCTGAACTTTCTAGTGATGAGGAGACTTCTCTACAACTAGAGGATGACTGTTTTGAGATCTCTGATAGTCCAGATGGCAATATACATATTACTTTGCTCGATCAGGCTGAAATCCCTAAGCTTTTTCCAATTGATTCTGATAAACCTATACAGCATGGTGAAGATTCTGGTAAACCTATGCAGCATGTTGAAGGTTCTTCAGATGAGCATTATGTGAAAGAGTCTAAAGCACTTGTGGTGGATGTTGCAGTAAGTTCCATAAATGATAAATCTGAAGAAGAGCCTACATCCGTCCCAGATAAGGAACTGTTCTGTTGTTTGTTCAGTTGGTTAACCCATACAAAtggaaatgcaccaaaatgcaattGCAAGTTGACAGAACTGGAAGAGATGCAAGAGATACATTTATCCAACAAACTTCCCCAGCATACTGCAGTGGTTAAGAATGAACCCTTGACAGATAGTCTTGACACCTCAACAGATGGTCTCAAACCCTCTTCTCCATGCCCTTTCAAAATGCAACCTAATGAGATGATAAATGATGAAATACTTCCACAAGTTAGTAAATATCCAAAGCTTGAACCAATCAAGATTTCTTTAGAAAGTAAACATGGTCCATGTATTATCAATAGCCGTTCCAAAGAAGAGATCCAATCAAAGCCGGGTTTATGTAAAAAGAATCTTGAAGATCAATCTCGGAAGGAATTAATCAAAAATGACACCTTGACTAGTGAAAACATTGTCCAGGCAAAAGATCAGTTGGAGGACCCAAACACTAAGGGAGCCCAAGACCCTTTATCAGGTTGTAAGTCAAAAGTGGATCCATGGAAATCGGAGAAACTTATTGTCAGAACAGATTTTCTGAAAAACAAGCATTTGTTGAAAATGAAGAGGAAATATAAAGAAATGAAGACTGCTCGTGTTGAAGAAGGTGTTGCCAGAAATGTCCATAAGATTAACAAAAATACTAAAGTTGGTGATTCGGTGAAGGCCCGTATAATTGGAGATGAAGCAAATAATGAGAAATGTAAACTTCCTGCTAGTATAGTTCAGCCATCTGAGAGTAGTAACAATAAGCTTAAGTCATCCAGCAGTTCGGACAAGTCGCATTCCCATAACAAAGATCCTTCTCTGGGCAGGtgtaaagtaagggttaaaaatcGGTCTGAGAGTCATTATGAAAAAGTGAAGAAGGTTCCAACTGTACAAGAATACCTAGAAAGAAAAAGAGAGCTCTGCAACAAAAGACCAGAGCCGAAAGTGGATAAAAGAGATGAGTCACCTAAAGTAAGGCATAGGGTTGTTGAGAGAAATGAAAATGGTTCACTAGCTACACTAATACCTCCAGCTAAAATAGATGTAAAAACAAAGAACATTGAGTCGAAAGCCAATTACCAAGCCCAAAAAGGCCAGCCAAAGACCAGTAGAGTGTATAAGTCTTTGCACAAAAAACACAGAGATCCAGCAGGTAGTCATGGGAAAAAATCATTGATAAACAGAGGACTTGACCAGAAAACAACTTCCAGTAAAGAAAAAATCTACTTGTCGCCTCTGGATGTATCAAGACTGGCTTCTTATGAAGGTATAAGTCTGACCAAACTTCAGATTAGACACTCtcctgaaaaaaatggattttttgaaaggaggaagTCACTGGATACTTCTGTTCGTAGTAAGCAGTCACAGTCTGACCAAAGTCGTGCCAAGAACAGAGAAATTCCCAAAATGCTCGAGTTCAAATTATGTCCAGAATTTGGTAGCAGAAGTCCATCCACACAAGAGAAAAAAGGGGAGCTGAAGGCTACTAAAGAGAAAAGCGTAGTAGAAG GTATTAAAAGCAAAAAAGAAGCCTGGTGCAGTGGTGTACCTTTTAAGAAGCGCCGAATGGATACCAGCTTTGAGGATCAGG GTCGTCAAAGTCCATCTCTAATATCATCTGCCTTTAAGTCTGCTCAGAAGAATTTGAGGCCAGTACAAGACTCTCAAACAACATTCAATGTTTTCAGGCAGATGTATCATGAAAAGAGAAGTAAAAGCCTTGATAGCAGCCTATGA